In Streptomyces sp. SN-593, a single genomic region encodes these proteins:
- a CDS encoding type I polyketide synthase, with the protein MANEEALRDYLKWVTTNLHETREHLREVEERRHEPLAIVGMSCRLPGGVHDPEGLWELVASGTDAVAALPTDRGWDLVEELYGLEPDPEGRRQGGFVHDATEFDAGFFGISPREAQAMDPQQRLLLEVSWEALERAGLDPRTLRGSRTGVYAGASFSGYGLALAILSGGDGGSDGFGLTGQAGSAISGRVSYVLGLEGPAVTIDTACSSSLVALHLACQAVRDGECDMALAGGVAVMADPGAYAEFGKQGGMAADGRCKSFADSADGIGWAEGAGIVVVERLSDARRHGHRVLALVAGSAVNQDGASNGLTAPNGPAQQRVIRAALANARLGADQVDAVEAHGTGTTLGDPIEAQALLATYGQGRPEDSPLWLGSVKSNIGHAQAAAGVTGVIKMVQALRHAALPGTLHVDEPSSHVDWSAGSVSLLSGLAEPMPWPETDHPKRAGVSAFGVSGTNAHVILEEAPAPGSDDDEGSDDDGVGSGESSGEGSGAPEAHAVEAAAADGGGRPERSPEVLGGAGGPAATVAWPVSGRTSAALLAQAARLRAFALERPDVAAADVAWSLATTRSAFEHRAVVTGTGHGELLAGLAAVAAGEPAADVVSGELPGTDPGRVVFVFPGQGSQWVGMGAELAGVSPVFGARLAECETALAPFVDWSLREVLAGGSGAPGFNRVDVVQPALWAVMVSLAAVWEAAGVAPDAVVGHSQGEIAAAVVAGVLSLEDGARVVALRSQALRGLAGRGGMLSIAAGEAAVRDRIASYGERVSVAALNGPAATVVSGEPVALEELAAACEADGVRARVLPVDYASHSPQVEELEAGIRSALAGVAPRVGRVPVVSSLTGGVIDGSAMDAGYWYDSLRATVRFSDAVTALAGEGHSVFVETSPHPVLTAAVTDTVEAAVPEGDGPGEGGGPVVTGTLRRDEGGAARLLASFAEAYVRGVAVDWSAVLPAGERVDLPTYAFQRQRYWPKGALEGGALAGARARDATGSWWYRESWVPVSGSGRASLTGTWLVVTTGAGPQEPVGACTRALAAAGAEVAVVETGTGDVTRAQLARLVAESAGREVAGVVSLLALDEEPRKDLPLVSRGLAGSLALVQALGDAGIGAPLWMVTSGAVAPAGTGAARHLVQAQTWGLGRVAGLEHPDRWGGLIDLPQEWDEAAAERFAFALAGSGEDELAIRPSGVLARRLVRASPPRRPERPWTPSGTVLVTGASGAIGPHLAHWLAGRGAPRLVLTTRRGANVAGMGALAAGLAEAGSDVGVLACDVSRRDQVAGLLERIGSGGPRLSAVVHAAVAGDLMSLEATGTEDLAVALGGKVAGARWLDELTADAGLDAFVLFSSIAATWGSSEHAAYAAANAHLDVLAGHRRARGLPATTVAWGVWDAGEWVGQDAGLPSSISPARLRRQGMRFLDPALALDALDRAIGAREPFVAVADVDWARFVPVFTAARRWRLLDVLADEVARQDRAGTSADADGPADQAGPSGLAGLVAGLDAAGRERAVVELVRSHAAAVLGHENASEVGAGRAFRDLGFDSLTAVELRTRINGATGLRLPSTVVFDYPSPRILARHVLSFLPGGGEQGAVSGADAPAAGRPDDDPVVVTGMGCRLPGGVTSPDLLWDLLAAGGDATGEFPADRGWDLDRLLGSGPDRAGTSSVSRGGFVTGVADFDPGFFGISPREALTMDPQQRLLLEVSWEALERAGIDPTTLRGRSVGVFAGATASGYAGAVGQEGAEGHLVTGNALSVISGRVSYVLGLEGPAVTLDTACSSSLVALHLAAQAVRAGECSMALAGGVTVITSPEEFVGFTQQGALAADGRCKAFAEGADGMALAEGAGMVVVERLSDARRAGRTVLAVVAGSAVNQDGASNGLTAPNGPSQQRVIRAALAGAGLSAGQVDVVEAHGTGTELGDPIEAQALLATYGRQRTPERPLWLGSVKSNIGHAQQAAGIAGVIKAVLALTHQVVPATLHADEPSTHVDWEDGQVRLATEPVAWPAVPGGEPRRAGVSAFGISGTNAHVILQEPPTASGPDDTGTGAPLPYREGAADGGRDSGDTRVATDRGAGRTAQDRPGPAEPVLAPDVELSAWTISARTGQALAGQAGRLREHLAARPEPAPADVAWSLATTRSLFEHRAVVTAAGRRDLLAALASVAVGEPAAGVVAGAAPVDGDPGRVVFVFPGHGSQWAGMGRELAAASPLFAARLAECGRALAPHTTWTLDDLTAGRVDLEREDVLQPVLWAVTVSLAALWQAAGVVPDAVLGHSQGEIAAATVAGILSLDDAALLVARRSRALTALSGRGGMLSIAEPEQDVLARLEPYAGRVGVSVVNSPAATVVSGDLDALTALEAACAADAVRTQRVPIDYASHSAAVEPVADRLLADLAPLTPAAGDIPMISATTAEPVDGTTLDAAYWYASLRAPVRFADAVTALAATGHGVYVEVSPHPVLVGAISSTVEDTAGGPAPVVTGTLRRDAGGPARLLASLAAAHVRGVPVDWTAVLPAGRRVELPTYAFQRQAFWPEPAPDRSTVAAPGTGSPAETAFWAAVEDGDPHALAAALHLDTGGAVDADRPLREALPALAAWRRRERSQALTAGWRYRVAWTVVPETAPGSGPAPSQLNGRWLAVVPAGHGGSELVRRCVAALAVHGAEIEAVEVPVSEVDRSALATRLGAIARGPASAGEFGGSGSGTEEGPRVAAPVAGVVSFLALDGQPTAHHPAVTRGLATSQTLVQALGDADVTAPLWLVTSGAVATHPHTTGPHTTGPAHQPDPARTTRLDTDLDADPAIDPVQAQLWGLGRVVALEHPDRWGGLVDLPAEPDDLTGARLAAVLATGTEDQVAIRPTATLARRVTAAGPSRAARPWRPDGTVLITGGTGGIGAQVARWAAGRGPADLVLTSRSGPAADGAADLAAGLAQDGTSVQVLACDIARRSQATGLLDRIALDGTPLRAVLHAAGTGQSTALDDTTVDELADVLAAKVAGAAHLDDLTRTLDLDRFVLFSSISATWGSGRQPGYAAANAYLDALTEQRRSRGQAAQCVAWGLWDGAGMGAHDSRDWLERSGLRPMAPELAVAALAQAIDGDEGPITVADVDWNRFAPAFTLRRPSPLLGDLPQVRQALTADPAAPGTGAAIQQAAAELAARLTRLNPADQDRTLADLVRAEAAAVLGHPGPEAVHPGRPFRDLGIDSLTAVELRDRLGAATGLRLPSTLVFDHPTAADIATLLRRELTGAGTEDASALAELERLESALRSGPRDGAERSAVVERLEELLLDLRAGDEDDPTAAGEDLDLASDDEMFELVEKELGAPESD; encoded by the coding sequence GTGGCAAACGAAGAGGCTCTGCGCGACTACCTCAAGTGGGTGACCACGAACCTGCACGAGACGCGTGAACACCTGCGCGAGGTGGAGGAACGCCGTCACGAGCCGCTGGCGATCGTCGGGATGAGCTGCCGCCTGCCCGGCGGCGTCCACGACCCCGAAGGGCTCTGGGAACTGGTCGCCTCCGGTACCGACGCCGTCGCGGCGCTCCCCACCGACCGGGGCTGGGACCTCGTCGAGGAGCTGTACGGCCTCGAACCGGACCCGGAGGGCAGGCGCCAGGGCGGGTTCGTCCACGACGCCACCGAGTTCGACGCCGGCTTCTTCGGCATCAGCCCCCGCGAGGCCCAGGCGATGGACCCGCAGCAGCGCCTGCTGCTGGAGGTCTCCTGGGAGGCGCTGGAGCGCGCCGGCCTCGACCCCCGCACGCTGCGCGGCTCGCGGACCGGCGTCTACGCGGGTGCCTCCTTCTCGGGCTACGGCCTCGCGCTCGCGATCCTGTCCGGAGGCGACGGCGGCTCCGACGGGTTCGGCCTCACCGGCCAGGCGGGCAGCGCGATCTCCGGGCGGGTGTCCTACGTCCTGGGGCTGGAGGGCCCCGCCGTCACCATCGACACCGCCTGCTCGTCGTCGCTGGTCGCCCTGCACCTGGCCTGCCAGGCCGTACGCGACGGCGAGTGCGACATGGCGCTGGCCGGCGGCGTCGCGGTCATGGCCGACCCGGGCGCCTACGCCGAGTTCGGCAAGCAGGGCGGCATGGCCGCCGACGGCCGCTGCAAGTCCTTCGCGGACTCCGCCGACGGCATCGGCTGGGCCGAGGGCGCGGGCATCGTCGTGGTCGAGCGCCTGTCGGACGCCCGCCGCCACGGGCACCGGGTGCTCGCCCTGGTCGCGGGCTCCGCGGTGAACCAGGACGGCGCGTCCAACGGTCTGACCGCGCCCAACGGCCCCGCCCAGCAGCGCGTCATCCGCGCCGCGCTCGCCAACGCCCGGCTCGGCGCCGACCAGGTCGACGCCGTGGAGGCCCACGGCACCGGCACCACGCTGGGCGACCCGATCGAGGCGCAGGCGCTGCTGGCGACCTACGGCCAAGGGCGGCCCGAGGACAGCCCGTTGTGGCTCGGTTCGGTGAAGTCCAACATCGGCCACGCGCAGGCCGCGGCAGGCGTCACCGGCGTGATCAAGATGGTGCAGGCGCTGCGGCACGCGGCGCTGCCCGGCACCCTGCACGTGGACGAGCCGTCGTCCCACGTCGACTGGTCGGCCGGCAGCGTGTCCCTGCTGTCCGGGCTGGCCGAGCCGATGCCGTGGCCCGAGACCGACCACCCGAAGCGGGCCGGCGTCTCGGCCTTCGGGGTCAGCGGCACCAACGCGCACGTCATCCTGGAGGAGGCTCCCGCCCCCGGGAGCGACGACGACGAGGGCTCCGACGACGACGGGGTGGGCTCCGGCGAGAGCTCTGGCGAGGGCTCCGGCGCCCCCGAGGCACACGCGGTGGAGGCCGCCGCGGCGGACGGCGGGGGGCGGCCGGAGCGCTCGCCGGAGGTGCTGGGCGGCGCGGGCGGCCCGGCCGCCACCGTCGCGTGGCCGGTGTCGGGCCGCACCTCCGCGGCCCTGCTCGCGCAGGCGGCCCGGCTGCGGGCGTTCGCCCTGGAACGGCCGGACGTGGCGGCGGCGGACGTGGCGTGGTCGCTGGCGACGACGCGGTCGGCGTTCGAGCACCGCGCGGTGGTGACCGGAACCGGGCACGGGGAACTGCTCGCGGGCCTGGCGGCCGTCGCGGCGGGCGAGCCGGCGGCGGACGTCGTCTCCGGGGAACTCCCGGGGACCGACCCCGGCCGGGTGGTGTTCGTGTTCCCGGGTCAGGGGAGTCAGTGGGTGGGGATGGGTGCCGAACTGGCCGGGGTGAGTCCGGTGTTCGGGGCGCGGTTGGCCGAGTGCGAGACGGCCCTCGCTCCCTTTGTGGACTGGTCGTTGCGTGAGGTGTTGGCGGGTGGGTCGGGTGCGCCTGGTTTCAACCGGGTGGATGTGGTGCAGCCGGCGTTGTGGGCGGTGATGGTGTCGTTGGCGGCGGTGTGGGAGGCGGCCGGGGTGGCGCCGGATGCGGTGGTGGGCCATTCGCAGGGGGAGATCGCGGCTGCGGTGGTCGCGGGCGTGCTGTCGTTGGAGGACGGTGCGCGGGTCGTCGCCTTGCGGAGTCAGGCGTTGCGTGGGCTGGCGGGGCGTGGCGGGATGCTGTCCATCGCGGCCGGGGAGGCCGCGGTGCGGGACCGTATCGCGTCGTATGGCGAGCGGGTGTCGGTCGCTGCTCTCAACGGGCCTGCGGCGACGGTGGTGTCGGGTGAGCCGGTCGCGTTGGAGGAGTTGGCGGCGGCCTGTGAGGCGGACGGCGTACGGGCTCGGGTCCTCCCCGTGGATTACGCGTCGCATTCGCCGCAGGTGGAGGAGTTGGAGGCCGGGATCCGGTCGGCGCTGGCTGGTGTGGCTCCGCGGGTGGGGCGGGTGCCGGTGGTGTCGTCGTTGACGGGTGGGGTGATCGACGGTTCGGCGATGGACGCGGGCTACTGGTACGACAGTTTGCGGGCGACGGTGCGGTTCAGTGATGCCGTCACCGCGTTGGCGGGTGAGGGGCACTCCGTGTTCGTGGAGACCTCCCCCCATCCCGTGTTGACCGCCGCCGTCACGGACACGGTGGAGGCGGCGGTCCCCGAAGGCGACGGCCCGGGCGAGGGCGGCGGGCCGGTGGTGACCGGGACGTTGCGGCGTGACGAGGGTGGTGCGGCGCGGCTGTTGGCGTCGTTCGCGGAGGCGTACGTGCGCGGGGTGGCCGTGGACTGGTCGGCGGTGCTGCCGGCGGGCGAGCGGGTGGACCTGCCGACGTACGCCTTCCAACGGCAGCGCTACTGGCCGAAGGGTGCCCTTGAGGGCGGCGCGCTCGCGGGGGCGCGGGCGCGGGACGCCACCGGGTCGTGGTGGTACCGCGAGTCGTGGGTGCCGGTGTCCGGGAGCGGTCGGGCGTCCCTGACCGGCACCTGGCTGGTCGTCACGACCGGCGCCGGCCCGCAGGAGCCGGTCGGTGCGTGCACGCGCGCGCTGGCCGCCGCCGGGGCGGAGGTGGCCGTCGTCGAGACCGGCACCGGGGACGTGACCCGCGCGCAACTGGCCCGGCTGGTCGCGGAGTCCGCCGGCCGCGAGGTTGCCGGAGTGGTGTCGCTGCTCGCGCTGGACGAGGAGCCCAGGAAGGATCTGCCGCTGGTCTCGCGCGGGCTGGCCGGATCACTCGCGCTGGTGCAGGCCCTCGGCGACGCCGGGATCGGCGCGCCGCTGTGGATGGTGACGTCCGGCGCGGTGGCGCCCGCCGGGACCGGGGCGGCCCGGCACCTGGTCCAGGCCCAGACGTGGGGCCTCGGCCGCGTGGCCGGACTGGAGCACCCGGACCGCTGGGGCGGCCTGATCGACCTCCCGCAGGAATGGGACGAGGCGGCGGCGGAACGGTTCGCCTTCGCACTGGCCGGGAGCGGCGAGGACGAACTCGCGATCCGGCCGAGCGGGGTCCTCGCCCGCCGTCTGGTCCGCGCGTCGCCGCCCCGCCGCCCCGAGCGGCCCTGGACGCCGTCGGGCACCGTGCTGGTGACCGGCGCCAGCGGCGCGATCGGCCCGCACCTGGCGCACTGGCTGGCCGGGCGGGGCGCGCCCCGGCTGGTCCTGACGACGCGGCGCGGCGCGAACGTCGCCGGGATGGGGGCGCTGGCGGCCGGGCTCGCCGAGGCGGGCAGCGACGTCGGCGTGCTCGCGTGCGACGTGTCCCGGCGGGACCAGGTCGCCGGGCTGCTGGAGCGGATCGGCAGCGGCGGACCGCGCCTGTCGGCGGTGGTGCACGCGGCCGTCGCGGGCGACCTGATGTCGCTGGAGGCCACCGGCACCGAGGACCTTGCCGTCGCGCTGGGCGGCAAGGTGGCCGGAGCACGCTGGCTGGACGAGTTGACCGCGGACGCCGGCCTCGACGCCTTCGTGCTGTTCTCCTCGATCGCGGCCACCTGGGGCAGCAGCGAGCACGCGGCCTACGCGGCCGCCAACGCGCACCTCGACGTCCTCGCCGGCCACCGGCGCGCCCGCGGGCTGCCCGCGACCACGGTCGCGTGGGGCGTGTGGGACGCGGGGGAGTGGGTCGGCCAGGACGCCGGCCTGCCGTCGAGCATCTCCCCGGCACGGCTGCGCCGCCAGGGCATGCGGTTCCTGGACCCCGCCCTGGCCCTGGACGCGCTGGACCGGGCGATCGGCGCCCGCGAGCCGTTCGTGGCGGTGGCCGACGTGGACTGGGCGCGCTTCGTACCGGTCTTCACCGCGGCCCGGCGCTGGCGCCTGCTGGACGTCCTCGCGGACGAGGTCGCCCGACAGGACCGGGCCGGGACCTCGGCCGACGCCGACGGCCCGGCGGACCAGGCGGGGCCGTCCGGTCTGGCCGGTCTGGTGGCGGGGTTGGACGCGGCCGGCCGGGAGCGGGCAGTGGTGGAGCTGGTGCGGTCGCACGCGGCCGCGGTGCTGGGGCATGAGAACGCGTCGGAGGTCGGCGCGGGTCGCGCCTTCCGCGACCTGGGCTTCGACTCGTTGACGGCGGTGGAGCTGCGGACGCGGATCAACGGTGCGACGGGGCTGCGGCTGCCGTCCACGGTGGTCTTCGACTACCCGTCACCGCGGATTCTGGCGCGGCACGTGCTCTCCTTCCTGCCCGGCGGCGGCGAGCAGGGCGCCGTGTCCGGGGCCGATGCGCCGGCGGCGGGCCGCCCGGACGACGACCCGGTGGTCGTCACCGGCATGGGCTGCCGGCTGCCGGGCGGCGTGACGTCCCCGGACCTGCTGTGGGACCTGCTCGCCGCGGGCGGCGACGCCACCGGGGAGTTCCCCGCCGACCGCGGCTGGGACCTCGACCGGCTGCTCGGCTCCGGCCCGGACCGCGCCGGGACGTCCTCCGTGTCCCGCGGCGGTTTCGTCACCGGCGTGGCGGACTTCGACCCCGGGTTCTTCGGGATCTCGCCGCGCGAGGCGCTGACGATGGACCCCCAGCAGCGGCTGCTGCTGGAGGTCTCCTGGGAGGCCCTGGAACGCGCCGGCATCGACCCGACCACCCTGCGGGGCCGCTCCGTCGGCGTCTTCGCGGGCGCGACCGCGTCCGGCTACGCGGGAGCGGTCGGCCAGGAGGGCGCCGAGGGGCACCTGGTGACGGGCAACGCGCTGAGCGTCATCTCCGGCCGGGTGTCGTACGTGCTGGGCCTCGAAGGACCGGCGGTCACGCTCGACACCGCGTGCTCCTCCTCACTGGTCGCGCTCCACCTGGCCGCGCAGGCGGTCCGGGCCGGGGAGTGCTCGATGGCCCTGGCCGGGGGCGTCACCGTGATCACCTCCCCCGAGGAGTTCGTCGGGTTCACCCAGCAGGGCGCGCTGGCCGCCGACGGCCGCTGCAAGGCGTTCGCCGAGGGCGCGGACGGCATGGCCCTGGCCGAGGGCGCGGGCATGGTCGTCGTCGAGCGGCTGTCGGACGCGCGGCGCGCGGGCCGTACGGTACTCGCGGTGGTCGCCGGCTCCGCGGTGAACCAGGACGGCGCGTCCAACGGCCTGACCGCCCCCAACGGACCCTCCCAACAGCGCGTCATCCGTGCCGCGCTGGCCGGCGCGGGCCTGTCCGCCGGGCAGGTCGACGTGGTCGAGGCGCATGGCACCGGCACCGAACTGGGCGACCCCATCGAGGCACAGGCCCTGCTCGCCACCTACGGACGGCAGCGCACGCCGGAACGGCCCCTGTGGCTCGGGTCGGTCAAGTCCAACATCGGCCACGCGCAGCAGGCCGCCGGCATCGCCGGTGTCATCAAGGCCGTTCTCGCGCTGACCCACCAGGTCGTGCCCGCCACGCTGCACGCGGACGAGCCGTCCACGCACGTGGACTGGGAGGACGGCCAGGTCCGCCTGGCCACCGAACCCGTCGCTTGGCCGGCCGTCCCCGGCGGAGAACCGCGGCGCGCGGGCGTGTCGGCGTTCGGCATCTCCGGCACCAACGCCCACGTCATCCTCCAGGAACCGCCCACCGCGAGCGGCCCCGACGACACCGGGACCGGTGCACCGCTTCCGTACCGGGAAGGCGCGGCCGACGGCGGCAGGGACTCCGGGGACACCCGCGTCGCGACGGACCGCGGAGCCGGGCGGACCGCGCAGGACCGACCCGGACCCGCGGAGCCGGTGCTCGCACCCGACGTGGAACTGTCGGCGTGGACCATCTCGGCGCGCACCGGCCAGGCGCTGGCCGGCCAGGCCGGCCGGCTGCGCGAACACCTCGCAGCCCGACCGGAACCGGCCCCCGCGGACGTCGCCTGGTCGCTCGCCACGACCCGCTCGCTCTTCGAGCACCGCGCGGTGGTCACCGCCGCCGGCCGCAGGGACCTGCTGGCCGCGCTCGCCTCGGTCGCCGTCGGAGAGCCCGCGGCCGGCGTGGTGGCCGGCGCGGCCCCCGTGGACGGCGACCCCGGCCGGGTCGTGTTCGTCTTCCCCGGCCACGGCAGCCAGTGGGCCGGCATGGGCCGGGAACTGGCCGCGGCCAGCCCGCTGTTCGCGGCCCGCCTGGCCGAGTGCGGCCGCGCGCTGGCCCCCCACACGACCTGGACCCTCGACGACCTGACGGCCGGCCGCGTCGACCTGGAACGCGAGGACGTCCTGCAACCCGTGCTGTGGGCGGTGACCGTCTCGCTCGCCGCCCTCTGGCAGGCCGCCGGCGTCGTCCCCGACGCGGTGCTCGGCCACTCGCAGGGCGAGATCGCCGCCGCCACCGTCGCCGGCATCCTGTCGCTCGACGACGCGGCACTCCTGGTCGCGCGCCGCAGCCGCGCCCTGACGGCGCTGTCCGGCCGGGGCGGCATGCTGTCGATCGCCGAGCCCGAACAGGACGTGCTCGCCCGCCTGGAGCCGTACGCCGGGCGCGTCGGCGTCTCGGTGGTCAACAGCCCCGCCGCCACCGTCGTCTCCGGGGACCTCGACGCCCTCACCGCGCTGGAGGCCGCGTGCGCCGCGGACGCGGTGCGCACCCAGCGGGTGCCGATCGACTACGCCTCGCACAGCGCCGCCGTCGAACCGGTCGCCGACCGCCTCCTCGCCGACCTGGCGCCCCTCACGCCCGCCGCCGGAGACATCCCGATGATCTCCGCGACGACCGCCGAACCCGTCGACGGCACCACCCTGGACGCCGCCTACTGGTACGCGAGCCTGCGCGCCCCGGTGCGCTTCGCCGACGCGGTCACCGCCCTCGCCGCCACCGGCCACGGCGTCTACGTCGAGGTCTCCCCGCACCCGGTGCTCGTCGGCGCGATCAGCAGCACCGTCGAGGACACCGCCGGCGGCCCCGCCCCGGTCGTCACCGGCACCCTGCGGCGCGACGCCGGCGGCCCGGCCCGGCTGCTGGCCTCGCTGGCCGCCGCCCACGTGCGCGGCGTGCCCGTCGACTGGACCGCGGTCCTGCCGGCCGGCCGGCGCGTGGAACTGCCCACCTACGCCTTCCAGCGCCAGGCGTTCTGGCCGGAACCGGCCCCCGACCGGTCCACCGTCGCCGCACCCGGCACCGGGTCGCCCGCGGAGACCGCGTTCTGGGCCGCGGTCGAGGACGGCGACCCGCACGCCCTCGCCGCCGCACTGCACTTGGACACCGGCGGCGCCGTCGACGCCGACCGACCGCTGCGCGAGGCGCTGCCCGCCCTCGCCGCATGGCGCCGACGCGAGCGTTCGCAGGCCCTGACGGCCGGCTGGCGGTACCGGGTGGCCTGGACGGTGGTCCCCGAGACCGCGCCCGGCAGCGGGCCGGCGCCGTCTCAGTTGAACGGACGCTGGCTTGCGGTGGTACCCGCCGGGCATGGTGGCTCCGAGCTGGTCCGCAGGTGTGTCGCGGCACTGGCGGTTCATGGTGCCGAGATCGAGGCGGTTGAAGTGCCGGTGTCCGAGGTGGACCGGTCGGCCCTGGCCACCCGGCTCGGCGCGATCGCCCGCGGACCGGCGTCCGCCGGGGAGTTCGGCGGGTCAGGAAGCGGAACGGAAGAGGGACCGCGGGTCGCGGCCCCGGTAGCGGGGGTGGTGTCGTTCTTGGCTCTCGACGGGCAGCCGACCGCGCACCACCCCGCGGTCACGCGCGGGCTGGCCACCAGCCAGACACTGGTCCAGGCCCTCGGCGACGCGGACGTCACCGCGCCGCTGTGGCTGGTGACCTCAGGAGCCGTCGCCACCCACCCGCACACCACCGGCCCGCACACCACCGGCCCGGCCCACCAACCGGACCCCGCCCGCACCACCCGCCTCGACACCGACCTCGACGCCGACCCGGCCATCGACCCCGTCCAGGCCCAGCTATGGGGCCTCGGCCGCGTCGTCGCCCTCGAACACCCCGACCGCTGGGGCGGGTTGGTCGACCTGCCCGCCGAACCCGACGACCTCACCGGCGCGCGCCTGGCCGCGGTCCTCGCCACCGGCACCGAGGACCAGGTCGCCATCCGCCCGACCGCCACGCTCGCCCGCCGCGTCACCGCCGCCGGCCCGTCCCGCGCGGCCCGCCCGTGGCGACCGGACGGCACCGTGCTCATCACCGGCGGCACCGGCGGGATCGGCGCCCAGGTCGCCCGGTGGGCAGCCGGCCGCGGCCCCGCCGACCTGGTCCTCACCAGCCGGTCCGGCCCCGCGGCCGACGGCGCCGCCGACCTCGCCGCCGGACTCGCCCAGGACGGCACCTCGGTCCAGGTCCTCGCCTGCGACATCGCCCGCCGCTCCCAGGCCACCGGCCTGCTCGACCGGATCGCCCTGGACGGCACCCCGCTGCGCGCGGTCCTGCACGCCGCGGGCACCGGCCAGAGCACCGCCCTGGACGACACCACCGTCGACGAACTCGCCGACGTCCTCGCGGCCAAGGTCGCCGGCGCCGCCCACCTCGACGACCTCACCCGCACCCTGGACCTCGACCGGTTCGTGCTGTTCTCCTCGATCTCCGCGACCTGGGGGAGCGGCCGCCAGCCCGGCTACGCCGCCGCCAACGCCTACCTCGACGCCCTCACCGAGCAGCGCAGGTCACGCGGCCAGGCCGCACAGTGCGTCGCCTGGGGCCTGTGGGACGGCGCCGGCATGGGCGCCCACGACAGCCGCGACTGGCTGGAGCGCTCCGGCCTGCGCCCGATGGCCCCCGAACTCGCCGTCGCCGCACTCGCCCAGGCCATCGACGGCGACGAGGGCCCGATCACCGTCGCCGACGTCGACTGGAACCGCTTCGCCCCCGCGTTCACGCTGCGCCGCCCCAGCCCGCTGCTTGGCGACCTGCCCCAGGTCCGGCAGGCCCTGACCGCCGACCCGGCCGCGCCGGGCACCGGCGCCGCGATCCAGCAGGCCGCGGCCGAACTCGCCGCCCGGCTGACCCGGTTGAACCCCGCCGACCAGGACCGCACCCTCGCCGACCTGGTCCGGGCCGAGGCCGCCGCCGTCCTCGGCCACCCCGGCCCCGAGGCGGTCCACCCCGGCCGGCCCTTCCGCGACCTCGGCATCGACTCGCTGACCGCCGTCGAACTGCGCGACCGCCTCGGCGCCGCGACCGGACTGCGGCTGCCCTCGACGCTCGTCTTCGACCACCCCACCGCCGCCGACATCGCCACGCTGCTGCGCCGCGAACTCACCGGCGCCGGCACCGAGGACGCCTCCGCCCTGGCCGAGCTGGAACGGCTCGAATCCGCCCTGCGGTCGGGCCCGCGCGACGGAGCGGAGCGGTCCGCGGTCGTCGAACGCCTGGAGGAACTGCTCCTGGACCTCAGGGCCGGGGACGAGGACGACCCGACGGCGGCAGGCGAGGACCTCGACCTGGCCTCCGACGACGAGATGTTCGAGCTGGTGGAGAAGGAACTGGGCGCGCCGGAGTCCGACTAG